In Ipomoea triloba cultivar NCNSP0323 chromosome 15, ASM357664v1, one genomic interval encodes:
- the LOC116007346 gene encoding transport inhibitor response 1-like protein, whose protein sequence is MSSPVTSNTGALPAFPNLKELVLVCCEEFGSSGLATVACECSRKLRVVECDVKDDEMDWISCFPETKTCVESLMFDCEVNFQALEQLVMRSPCLKKLRLNGHVSIVQLMVGAPQLTNLGTGASEEEAELELDYTCAFAACKSLVVCLSEFREILAHYLPAIYPVCTNLTSLNFISAEQLKLQI, encoded by the exons ATGTCCTCCCCTGTCACGAGCAATACGGGCGCGCTACCGGCTTTCCCCAATTTGAAGGAGCTGGTTCTGGTCTGTTGCGAAGAATTTGGGAGCAGTGGACTTGCTACCGTTGCCTGTGAGTGCAGCAG GAAATTAAGGGTGGTTGAGTGTGATGTTAAAGATGATGAAATGGATTGGATTTCATGTTTCCCAGAGACTAAAACATGTGTTGAGTCTTTGATGTTTGATTGCGAAGTGAATTTTCAAGCATTGGAGCAGCTGGTGATGAGGTCACCTTGTTTGAAGAAACTTAGGTTGAATGGGCATGTTTCCATTGTGCAGTTGATGGTTGGAGCTCCACAGCTTACCAATCTGGGTACAGGTGCCTCAGAAGAGGAGGCTGAACTAGAACTCGATTATACTTGTGCTTTTGCAGCATGCAAATCATTAGTAGTTTGTCTTTCTGAATTCAGGGAAATTCTTGCACATTATCTGCCTGCTATATATCCAGTTTGTACCAACCTGACCTCTCTTAATTTCATCAGTGCTGAACAACTCAAACTGCAGATTTGA